A single Crateriforma conspicua DNA region contains:
- a CDS encoding sulfotransferase — protein MTIERDRNVVERCFLINLDRREDRLKEWLQQLPDPWPLPEPERFAAIDGRRCATPPQWRAGNGAWGCYRSHCLILEKCLIEGIDSYVVFEDDAGFVENFAERFQQYADELPADWGLAYLGGQHLFAGKHPPQRVSEHVYRPYNVNRTHAFMVRGRENMKALYRHLHWNDWQQRHHIDHHLGRLTQRRYQALVQGKNIEKESIAVYTPDRWSVGQLPTKSNICGRKWEQTRFFNDARNADHSDSPFFAVLGPHRSGTSCVAMVMHHLGVHMGNQLSGYEATGGGEAVGLAQLCENAMRFPAIDPVWPDHQLTQKLKSWIVQRKAEANRDKTVAGGKYPHLCRFAEHLHAALGDSLRIISVERDIEASINSIKSRSEKHRGQWFAATDDQCEQLQRSLLAHRDRFIADHPDVPVFRIEFAELVTYPEEVIKNLIEFLGIEPSDEEIASAINHVNPDLRKHG, from the coding sequence ATGACGATCGAGCGTGATCGGAATGTCGTCGAGCGATGTTTCCTTATCAACCTCGATCGACGCGAAGACCGACTCAAGGAGTGGCTCCAGCAACTGCCGGATCCGTGGCCACTTCCCGAACCCGAGCGTTTCGCTGCGATCGACGGCCGCCGGTGTGCCACGCCTCCCCAATGGCGAGCCGGCAACGGTGCTTGGGGATGCTACCGATCGCACTGTCTGATTCTGGAAAAGTGCTTGATCGAAGGCATCGATTCCTACGTGGTCTTTGAAGACGACGCGGGCTTCGTCGAAAACTTTGCAGAACGCTTCCAACAATACGCTGACGAATTGCCAGCCGACTGGGGACTCGCCTACCTCGGCGGGCAACACCTGTTCGCCGGCAAGCATCCGCCGCAACGAGTTAGCGAACACGTCTACCGGCCGTACAACGTCAATCGAACCCACGCCTTCATGGTCCGCGGTCGCGAGAACATGAAAGCCCTGTACCGCCATCTGCATTGGAATGATTGGCAACAGCGGCACCACATCGACCACCACCTCGGCCGATTGACTCAGCGTCGCTATCAAGCACTCGTTCAAGGCAAGAACATCGAAAAGGAATCGATCGCTGTCTACACGCCTGATCGCTGGTCAGTGGGCCAGCTTCCGACCAAGTCGAACATCTGCGGTCGGAAGTGGGAACAAACCCGCTTCTTCAACGACGCCCGCAACGCCGACCACAGTGACTCGCCGTTCTTCGCCGTACTCGGCCCGCATCGATCCGGCACCTCCTGCGTCGCGATGGTCATGCACCACCTCGGTGTCCACATGGGCAACCAATTATCGGGATACGAAGCGACCGGTGGAGGCGAGGCAGTCGGGCTGGCCCAACTGTGTGAAAACGCAATGCGATTCCCGGCGATCGATCCCGTTTGGCCCGATCATCAACTGACTCAGAAACTCAAGTCCTGGATCGTCCAACGCAAAGCCGAAGCCAATCGCGACAAAACGGTCGCCGGCGGAAAGTACCCGCACCTGTGTCGCTTCGCCGAACATCTGCACGCTGCTCTCGGCGATTCGCTGCGAATCATCTCAGTCGAGCGGGACATCGAAGCGTCGATCAACAGCATCAAGTCACGCAGCGAAAAACATCGGGGGCAATGGTTCGCTGCAACCGACGATCAATGCGAGCAACTACAGCGCAGTCTGCTGGCACACCGCGATCGCTTCATCGCCGATCATCCTGACGTGCCCGTCTTCCGAATCGAATTTGCCGAGTTGGTGACGTACCCGGAGGAAGTCATCAAGAACCTGATCGAGTTCCTCGGCATCGAACCCAGTGACGAAGAGATCGCTTCGGCCATCAACCACGTCAATCCCGACTTGCGAAAACACGGATGA
- a CDS encoding phage tail tape measure protein, protein MSQVRAGAAFVELTLKNSALVKGLRSAQKQLSSFASSTSMMGAKLTGLGVAMAAPLGDGIRKFTEYDDAIRQVGAITGATGAAFDRLNAKAKQLGATTSFSAVEVANLMTELGRAGFSPKQIEDMTGSVMNLARATGTEATQASGIFAAAIRQFGMEASDASRVADGLTAAANKSFNSVESLGEALKYAGPVAADANMSLEETLAILGTLGNVGIQGSSAGNALKRLLTLSAAESEKFQKVFGVATKDAAGNARPLVDVLGEVAQATADLGSSDRAAKFNEVFGMLGITAASAIGKTVTDTRELLGELEGAGGIAKKTADKMESGLGGAFRVLSSSFEAVRISIGEALEKPMQRLTESVSLAASSITDWIGENKRAVQIAALVAAGVIAAGAALLTIGSAAAAASMAVGGLLGIFSAIGSVVGMAGAAVAALLSPIGLVVAGVAGLGLYLAKTSGLLSRVFAFFKTAFAQIAVDSQAAFKAIAASLASGDITGAAKVMWAYLRGLWKQGVAALADTWDQLSSSLDGFAGGLLSAVGSLLRSTLAWASENRTAILTAVAGFAAMKVAATGVGAAMIALKGITLGLSVASKTLAATWTVLTAVGGGIKAVFIGLAAVKKINIALAGVYAAVTGGLSGAFGLLTGAISAAAGAMGLLFSPIGLVVAGVAALGAYFLYTSGAIGSSIDFLKGAFQKLKADTMAAFGAIANALKAGDINAAVDVLWSYIKLQWTKGTTWLSGMWSRFTAYLSDAWGDAVYKLADQLMQGFGGLRAIWNSTVAYLADGWTILTSAVQKGWNNTVGFLKKGFLKLHELVDIAGDVAIQIGGVLVNALAGVEGAWVETIDYLADSWAVFVGEVRKMWNSTVGFLRKAWVKLKSLFDDDINVEAEVRKIDNETNTNNSAEQRKRQTAIAGRAERRRKRKAEIEANRKAMQEDLQRQLDERKKSREGQDLDAEYAAIDAETDQQNAAVDAERDRQFDANAKANQQRTADTEEFTAGVRNTLDEMRRQAKADAAAKRAERSLAEANRQSKVAEAEADFQAAVDKANALKPGESEQTLESDAASPEISVDLAAAIAEAKASLEAAQAEAGLTGEDASGDERIQKLQAGIAAMEAKAAAINKRAKTDGKLKLPAAELDKDTVALELDRDAQASIDNFASTDVGDQATESVTGKFDSRGLNIGSGATRLEPIALNQPAEKLEPIADEIEPEVIVAPKLLVEEPADGNEPAAEEEPANEFAPGLQQINDRLIAIGDYLMKSNELLASNQGNVNETSDRLGLGLSEDVERAIVETANNTRKLAEQSNGRGLVFS, encoded by the coding sequence ATGTCCCAAGTTCGTGCCGGAGCCGCGTTTGTCGAACTGACGCTGAAGAACTCAGCGTTGGTGAAAGGATTGCGTTCGGCACAGAAACAGTTGTCATCGTTCGCTTCTTCCACGTCGATGATGGGCGCGAAGCTAACCGGGCTTGGTGTTGCGATGGCCGCGCCGCTCGGCGATGGCATCCGAAAGTTCACCGAATACGACGATGCGATCCGCCAAGTCGGTGCGATCACGGGAGCAACCGGTGCGGCGTTCGATCGACTGAATGCGAAGGCAAAACAACTGGGAGCGACCACGAGCTTCTCCGCTGTCGAGGTTGCAAACCTTATGACCGAACTCGGCCGAGCGGGTTTCAGCCCTAAGCAAATCGAAGACATGACCGGCAGCGTCATGAACCTCGCCCGCGCGACCGGCACCGAAGCGACGCAGGCTTCCGGCATCTTCGCCGCCGCGATCCGGCAGTTCGGTATGGAAGCCAGCGACGCATCACGAGTGGCCGACGGACTGACCGCTGCGGCAAACAAGAGTTTCAACAGCGTCGAATCGCTAGGCGAAGCGTTGAAATACGCCGGCCCCGTTGCGGCCGACGCCAACATGAGCCTCGAAGAAACCCTTGCGATTCTGGGGACGCTTGGCAACGTTGGCATCCAAGGATCATCCGCGGGCAACGCACTGAAACGATTGCTTACACTGTCGGCCGCCGAAAGTGAAAAGTTTCAAAAAGTGTTCGGTGTCGCGACCAAAGACGCTGCTGGCAATGCTCGGCCGTTGGTTGATGTCTTGGGGGAAGTCGCTCAGGCCACCGCGGACCTCGGTTCATCCGACCGCGCGGCTAAGTTCAACGAAGTCTTCGGGATGCTCGGCATCACCGCCGCGTCCGCTATCGGCAAAACGGTCACGGACACCCGCGAGTTGCTCGGTGAACTGGAGGGTGCAGGAGGCATCGCCAAAAAGACCGCTGACAAAATGGAATCAGGACTCGGCGGAGCGTTTCGTGTGTTGTCCAGTTCCTTTGAAGCCGTCCGCATCTCCATCGGTGAAGCTCTCGAAAAGCCGATGCAGCGACTGACCGAAAGCGTATCGCTCGCCGCATCGTCCATCACCGATTGGATCGGCGAGAATAAACGTGCTGTCCAAATCGCCGCATTGGTCGCCGCTGGTGTCATTGCCGCAGGTGCCGCATTGCTGACGATCGGTTCAGCCGCAGCCGCAGCATCGATGGCGGTCGGAGGGCTGCTGGGCATCTTCTCCGCGATCGGCAGCGTGGTTGGCATGGCTGGAGCAGCGGTCGCCGCGTTGCTCTCGCCGATTGGATTGGTTGTCGCAGGGGTCGCAGGGCTGGGTCTCTACCTCGCCAAGACTTCCGGCCTTTTGTCGCGAGTCTTCGCCTTTTTCAAAACCGCGTTTGCTCAAATCGCGGTCGATTCGCAAGCCGCATTCAAAGCCATTGCTGCATCACTCGCATCCGGAGACATCACCGGAGCCGCCAAAGTCATGTGGGCGTACTTGCGAGGTCTGTGGAAACAAGGTGTCGCGGCGCTCGCTGACACATGGGATCAATTGTCATCGAGCCTCGACGGTTTCGCCGGCGGATTGCTATCAGCCGTGGGCAGCTTGCTTCGCAGCACACTCGCCTGGGCCAGCGAAAACCGAACCGCAATCCTGACCGCTGTCGCAGGCTTCGCCGCCATGAAGGTCGCGGCCACCGGCGTCGGTGCCGCAATGATTGCACTCAAGGGCATCACGCTCGGCCTGTCGGTCGCATCCAAAACACTCGCCGCAACTTGGACGGTTTTGACAGCTGTTGGTGGAGGCATCAAAGCCGTCTTCATCGGTTTGGCCGCGGTCAAGAAGATCAACATCGCGTTGGCCGGAGTCTACGCCGCGGTCACAGGCGGACTGTCCGGCGCGTTTGGATTGCTCACCGGAGCGATCAGTGCAGCGGCCGGTGCGATGGGGCTGTTGTTCTCACCGATCGGCTTGGTGGTTGCGGGCGTCGCCGCGCTGGGTGCGTACTTCCTTTACACCTCAGGAGCCATCGGCAGTTCGATCGACTTCCTCAAAGGAGCGTTCCAAAAACTCAAAGCCGACACCATGGCCGCGTTCGGAGCGATTGCCAACGCGCTGAAAGCTGGCGACATCAACGCAGCCGTCGATGTGCTGTGGTCCTACATCAAACTGCAGTGGACCAAGGGTACGACGTGGCTGTCCGGCATGTGGTCGCGGTTTACCGCTTACCTTTCCGATGCATGGGGCGACGCAGTCTACAAATTGGCCGATCAACTGATGCAAGGTTTCGGCGGACTGCGAGCGATCTGGAACAGCACGGTTGCCTACCTCGCTGATGGGTGGACGATTCTCACGTCGGCCGTTCAGAAAGGTTGGAACAACACGGTCGGCTTCCTGAAGAAAGGGTTTCTCAAACTACACGAACTGGTCGACATCGCTGGTGACGTTGCGATCCAGATCGGTGGCGTCTTGGTCAACGCATTGGCCGGTGTCGAAGGAGCGTGGGTGGAAACGATCGACTACCTTGCCGATTCGTGGGCGGTGTTCGTCGGCGAAGTCCGCAAGATGTGGAACAGCACGGTCGGGTTCCTTCGCAAGGCGTGGGTGAAGCTCAAGTCACTCTTTGACGACGACATCAATGTCGAAGCCGAAGTGCGCAAGATCGACAACGAGACGAACACCAACAACTCAGCCGAGCAACGCAAGCGACAAACCGCGATCGCCGGTCGCGCCGAACGACGCCGCAAACGCAAGGCGGAGATCGAAGCCAACCGCAAGGCAATGCAGGAAGACCTGCAGCGTCAGCTTGACGAGCGAAAGAAGTCTCGCGAAGGCCAAGACCTCGACGCCGAATACGCTGCGATCGACGCCGAAACTGACCAACAAAACGCCGCCGTCGATGCCGAACGTGATCGTCAGTTCGACGCCAACGCGAAAGCGAACCAGCAGCGAACCGCCGACACGGAGGAGTTCACCGCCGGCGTCCGCAACACGCTCGACGAAATGCGACGTCAGGCAAAGGCCGACGCCGCTGCCAAACGCGCCGAGCGTTCACTCGCCGAAGCCAACCGGCAATCGAAAGTGGCCGAGGCCGAAGCCGACTTTCAAGCGGCCGTTGATAAAGCAAACGCCCTGAAACCGGGAGAGAGCGAGCAAACCCTCGAAAGCGATGCCGCATCGCCAGAAATCTCAGTCGACCTCGCCGCAGCGATCGCCGAAGCCAAAGCGTCTCTCGAAGCCGCCCAAGCGGAAGCCGGGCTGACTGGCGAAGACGCTTCAGGTGATGAACGCATCCAAAAGCTGCAAGCCGGCATCGCGGCAATGGAAGCGAAAGCCGCCGCGATCAACAAGCGAGCAAAAACCGACGGCAAACTCAAACTACCGGCAGCCGAACTCGACAAAGACACCGTTGCCCTCGAACTCGATCGTGACGCGCAAGCCTCGATCGACAACTTCGCCAGCACCGACGTTGGCGATCAAGCAACCGAATCCGTCACCGGCAAGTTTGATTCCCGCGGGTTGAACATCGGCAGCGGTGCAACACGATTGGAACCGATCGCGCTGAACCAACCAGCAGAAAAGCTCGAGCCGATTGCCGATGAAATCGAACCCGAAGTCATCGTCGCTCCCAAACTGCTTGTCGAGGAACCGGCCGACGGAAACGAACCGGCCGCAGAAGAAGAGCCGGCCAACGAATTCGCACCCGGCTTGCAACAGATCAACGACCGCTTGATCGCGATTGGCGACTACTTGATGAAGTCCAATGAACTCCTGGCCAGCAACCAAGGGAACGTCAACGAGACCAGCGATCGACTTGGCCTCGGGCTGAGCGAAGACGTCGAGCGAGCGATTGTCGAAACCGCCAACAACACCCGCAAACTGGCTGAACAATCCAACGGTCGGGGCTTGGTGTTTAGCTGA
- a CDS encoding glycosyltransferase family protein, with translation MMESDFPKPTEDLGVMYIAIGGRSLWQLRRSLASLRHHCPNVPVALFTNQPAESCPRVEYRFEVSATGGYHVKPRFIPWLPFERTIYLDVDTVILKPSAIAPADLLTDQFGYEAAYVHGVSRRCDKVRICGVPSMNSGVLMLRKCPRVLRALAHWRRTYRGGNDEILLTKALLRHRVPSYVLPAEWNCRVRGQVRHYSVIRITHHRHVLRLVQPDGSVPEELLRQWWETGIAQPTGALVA, from the coding sequence ATGATGGAGAGCGACTTCCCGAAACCAACAGAAGACCTAGGCGTGATGTACATCGCGATTGGTGGGCGATCGCTTTGGCAACTGCGACGATCGCTGGCGTCGTTGCGGCATCACTGTCCGAACGTGCCGGTCGCACTGTTCACGAACCAGCCAGCTGAATCATGCCCCAGAGTCGAGTATCGCTTCGAGGTATCGGCTACCGGCGGTTACCACGTCAAACCACGATTCATTCCTTGGCTGCCATTTGAGCGAACGATCTACCTCGACGTCGACACCGTCATCCTCAAACCGTCCGCGATCGCGCCAGCCGACTTGTTGACCGATCAGTTTGGTTACGAGGCCGCTTACGTCCACGGCGTTTCCCGTCGATGCGACAAAGTCCGCATCTGTGGCGTCCCATCGATGAACTCGGGCGTTTTGATGCTGCGGAAATGCCCTCGCGTTCTCAGGGCTTTGGCCCACTGGCGGCGAACCTACCGCGGCGGCAACGACGAGATATTGCTCACCAAGGCACTGCTGCGTCACCGAGTGCCCAGTTACGTGTTGCCAGCCGAGTGGAACTGCCGAGTCCGCGGCCAAGTCCGTCACTATTCCGTAATCCGCATCACCCATCATCGCCACGTCTTGAGACTGGTCCAGCCCGACGGATCTGTGCCCGAAGAACTGCTCAGGCAATGGTGGGAAACTGGAATCGCCCAACCCACGGGAGCTTTGGTGGCGTGA
- a CDS encoding DUF2190 family protein, whose translation MSNPTIVPIGAIYVHEGVTIPIVTDVEITSGDVVVLEKLVGVAKFGICAGSRGSITVSGVFDVVKDPTTNIPAGTILYWSKISHHVIKNQYQHSMIGISVEDAPPSTPSVKVKLVQ comes from the coding sequence GTGAGCAACCCCACCATCGTTCCCATCGGGGCGATCTACGTCCACGAGGGCGTGACCATCCCGATCGTTACCGACGTTGAGATCACTTCCGGCGATGTCGTGGTCCTCGAAAAACTCGTCGGCGTCGCCAAGTTCGGCATCTGTGCCGGATCACGCGGCAGCATCACGGTGTCCGGCGTTTTTGATGTCGTCAAAGACCCGACCACCAACATTCCCGCCGGTACGATTCTTTACTGGTCCAAGATCAGTCACCACGTCATCAAGAACCAATACCAGCACTCGATGATTGGTATCTCCGTCGAGGACGCTCCGCCAAGCACGCCGAGTGTCAAAGTCAAACTCGTTCAATAG